In the genome of Brachypodium distachyon strain Bd21 chromosome 3, Brachypodium_distachyon_v3.0, whole genome shotgun sequence, the window CCGAGAGGGAGCGGAGGacaaggatcagcgagaagcTCAGGAAGCTACAGGACCTAGTGCCCAACATGGATAAGGTAGAGGTATAGTAAACTGGCTAGCTAGTCGCAGGCACACGTACGCCGTGCGCCACACAAACAAACTGAAGTGATCTTGCTAATTCGTGTGTACGGATGGATATTTTGAACAGCAAACGAGCACCTCGGACATGTTGGACCTCGCCGTCGAGCACATCAAAGGCCTTCAGAGCCAGCTACAGGTATGCTAGCTATGTCGATCCACATCACTCACGCCGACTTGATCATCGAAAGCTATATACGGCCGGACGTACTGAACTTGATTGGTTTGCATGTCTTTGAATGCAGGCTATGAAGCACGAGCAGGACAAATGCACCTGCTGCAGCAAGCCTTGACTCACTCACTGATTACCAACTACCAATTGCGCCAAGAATTCATGATCAAAAGATCGATGACACCCTTATTTTTTCGGAGATCGGTCGATCGAGAAATGTACATGGATGATACCATTGATCGCACCACGTGCAAGCAAAGTTCGTACATGGCCGGATATATACATGAATCGGTGCATGCCAAATGCGAGACGTACGTACGCGCGCATGAAGCTCCAcggtttcaaaaaaaataaaatccaggGGCACTAACTTCGCAGCGCTCTGCGCTGTATGCAAAAACTGGCAGCGCCGTTCCTGTTCACAGTCTTTTGCCTTCGTCATTGTGAATCTTTGATGACTAGCTAGCTGCTTTTTCGTTTAAAATTTTGTGACCTCTTTTTCGTTTTTAGTTTAGGCACCTCTTACATTTCAACTAGAATATTAGTAGTTCTCTCGTGAGATTTTTCGTTTTAAATTTTGTTGAGTAAATTACACAAAAAAACATCTCTAGCGGCTCTGTAACAAAAAACCACAAACTTGGTAACTAATACCCCAGTTACTCAGTAATGAGTAACAAACAAACCTGAAAATCACAGGTTTTGTCAAGTTAATCGTTCGGGCCCACATGTATCTGTCGTTCTAATCCATCGGCTTTAGCCGAGCCTGTAGCTTCAGCCAATGAATCTTAGGAGGTCCccggggaagaagagcagtgggcaggcggcggcgcggtgggggcggggggggggggggggaggggggggcgaggaggcggcggcggcgggcttgaCTTCTTCTTCGCTTCCTGGCCCCACGCGGGCAGGTGGCGCACGCGCCGGAGCTGGGACGGGCGCGGGCGGTGCGGGCAGCGCCGGTGGCGAGCAGTGAGCGGCGCGGGCCTCCTCCGGCCCTGCAACCTCGCAGACGCCGCCACCatcctcttccccttctcGGCGCGCATGCGGGGGCAAGGTCCGTACGCTTGTCGAGCCGCGCTTTGAGACCTCCACACCCggcccatcttcttccttgtgCTCGGCACGCACGGGgggcgtcgtcttcctcggcacCAGCAGCGGGGACGGCTAGCGGCGGCAGCTAGGGCGGCGCGCGCCCGCGGAAGCagctgtggcggcggcgggggctgcaatccgcggcggcgactcaaatcgcgctgctcctcctcaccCAAGCGCTGCTGCGACGGGGGGCACTCGCAGGTCACCGTCGGAGCTAGGGAAGATGaaccggagggagggaggaacgAGCCAGCTCAGCCGGGAATGAACTGCGAGCAGTCGGGATTGAGCTGCGAGCCACATAATTGGCTCGTGTGTACCACATGTTGGTCAGGGCGATTAACTTGGCCAAACCGGCCACTTACGGGTTTTCTGTTATTCATTAGTCTTCATGTCGTGGGTATCAGTTAAAAAAACTTGGGTTCGTGGTTTTCTGTTACAAGAGCCGCTACGTATGTGTTTCTCTGCAATTTACTCAAATTTTGTTCCTCCAACAATATAGTTCTGTCTGTTCCACTGAATACCGGTTCAGCTGTCCTAGCATTTGTGTTTTGTCTCACTAGATCTGGCTCTAATAAAGTTTCGTCATCTCCCGCAAAACAATCACACGCTTGTAGCATCACCGCAGATGCACAGCGTAATGCTGCAACAAGGGCATCCGGGAGCTGCGCGAGTCGTACCCTAGCGTGCCGATCGCGTACGCCAATTACTAAGCTACTGCAGATGCTCAGGAGGATTCAACGTTATGTGGTCAGAGTAGTGGGGGATGGATCTAAAATTCTATTCTGAGAAGATAAGTGGGTGTTGGACATATCTTTGGCTTGTATTTTTCTCAGACTGTATGGGATCACTTTCACCAAATATGTCACTCTTCAGAAGGTTAAAACTGAGGGTGCAGACATCATTCAATTCAGGAGAACACTGGTGGGTGAAACTGTGGTGCAATGGGAACAAGTTAAGTGTTTGCTTGATAGTCAACATCTCTCTGATGTCAGTGATATTGTGAGATGGATGCTGGGCACCACTGGCACCTTTTCTGTTAGATCTCTGTATCTTCAGTTAAGGTATGGTTCTACTGTGCACTACAGAAAAATGTGGACTCTGAAGATCCCCCAGAAAATCAGAATCTTCCTGTGGCTTGTCATCAAAAACAGAATTCTGACCAAGGATAATTTACTTAAACGAGGATGGACCGGGGACGCCCACTGTCATTTCTGCCCTGGTGCTGAAACGGTTGATCACTTTCTCTTCGCTTGCCCCTTGGCGCGCTTTGTCTGGGCAGTGGTGATGTGTGCTTTTGGCCTTTCCACAGCACCAAACTCTGCTAATGACTTGATGGGGAATTGGATCTCATCCTTCCCTTCATCGCAGAGACGGCTGGTGCTTAGTGGCAGCACAGCGGTGATCTGAACGTTGTGGAAAACTAGGGACAATGTGTGCTTTAAACACAAGTTTCCTGATGATCCTTCAGTTGTTGTTTTCATGCTCTGCAACCATCTTACATCTTGGGCTCCTCTGCAGACAAAAGCAAACAGCGGAAGACTCGAGAAGGCGGCAACGATGCTTAAAGTGGTGATCTCTGAAGCTTTTGCGCGGGACTTTGGATGGGCGCCGACTACAAAACGACTGACCTGACATGGTTTGTGTTTTGTTCAGTTCTGGAAACTTCATCCTGCTGTGGGAGCTCTCTGTTGCATGCCTGTAATGCGTTCTGCTTGTAGCTTGCGCAACTAGTGTTGCTGCTGAACTCCTCTTttgtatttttccttttttcctttccttttgtACTGAACTGGACGGTTTCTATGTTGGAAATCGGTTGGGTGAGCCCACtgggtttaaaaaaaaaatgctcagGGGTGCACCAAGATGGGATTCAATGATGCAGCCGTGAGCGCAGAGCGCGTGACCAAGGCGTGCCGCGGCACGGGATTGAGGCGGTGCCTACAACGTTGACACGGACAGGATGTGCGGTGTGCGCCAGGCCAGGGACGACAGTGTGCACAAGGGCGGACGAGTACAATCACTCGACCAGTTGGGATGTGTCCACCTCACACAGCATGCATATAGAGCTTCAAGCGACCTGCTCTACCACGGAGGTCTCACCGTCCCCTGCGCCAGTCAACTCCCCGCGCCTGCAAATCGCCTGTGATCAGTTTCCGTCTGTAGTTCTGCATTTGTAcacttctttcttttgatcTTCAGGACGAATGCTCCGGTAATGTAAACAACATATGTGGTCATATCAGATGAATATAAGCTAGCCGCGAGATTTTCAGTGGCATCGAACAGATTTCTCATAATTTAATATGTTTCTAAATGAAACTGCTATGCTGGTGTTACTTATATTCTGTACATAGGAAGGCAATATTTTTAGGTGTAGCATCCAGTCCTGGTAGCATCTCTATTTAAAAGActggaatattttttttaattaagtcaacgtttgttgttttcttgaaCAGCAGTAAATTACCTTCATGCAGTAATCCTAGATACAGTTAGAACACTTGGGTCTTTTATACATTATGTACTTCCAGAACAACACAATCTTATTTAAGATATACCTGATGTGATTTCAAGAAGCTTCTAATTTGCTTATGCTTCATCAGGGTGTTGCAGAATCGTAGACACCTCCTATGTCTACTTTGTTTCTCAATTGATATACATAAACGTGTAGGAATGTACTCTGCAGATGCACTGTATGTATTCTCAGCTGGTGCATTGTTTATAGGCTACAAACGAACTACAGGATACAGCTAGAGCCTACTCCTCGACAGGAGGATCTACCCAACGGCCATGATCTTTGATTAGCTGAATCAAGGCTTCAGTGGCACCCTCCATTGCAATGCCCCGCTGCACAACGGTCTGCCACAAAATGATGAATTTTGTCAATGGAATTATGGAAATGAGATAGGACTCTGGTTTCATATATTCATCTATGCCACCATCACAGCCATTAGATGGTTTTTACATGATTCATGAACAAATCTGATGGTACCACTGTTGTTGAACAAAACACCAAAGCATCCTTATTGATATGATTTAATGTCAATGTATTGGACGATTACCTTGCCAACATAAAGATCGATCTTTCCGGGAGCACCTCCGACATATCCAAAATCGGCATCGGCCATCTCTCCTGGCCCGTTAACAATACAACCCATGATAGCAATCTGCCAAGAAATACACATATATAGTTAACCAGGCACAATTGAAAAGAATGGAAACCATGAAGTGTTAAGAGTGTTTACAGAGACGCCTGGTAGATGGGAAGTCTTCTCTCTAATCTGAGCACTGATTTCTTGGAGGTCAAAGAGTGTTCGCCCACAAGAAGGACAAGAGACATATTCCTGTAGAATTTGTTAATAATCAGAAATGGCTCCACTGATATTCTATTTTCAGAAGAGACACATCAACTCAAGATTGCTTTTTCTTTGGCTGATTTAGAAGGTTATTCTAAATTTCTCATTGTGATAGGTGCAGTTCAAGTGTCCAACTAGAGGTCGATGTCATTTATGGGATCAAAAAAGAGATCAAGCACTATCTAATGATCAAATATGTCATGAACATACAGTTTTTGTGTTGCGCATCCTGCAACCCTGTAGCAAGTTGAAGGATGTATCCCTCAAAAATTCAAACTCCTGGTTAGTAGCTTCGAGAAGTACACCATCACCAAGACCATCAACTAGAAGGGCACCAACATTGCTACCAGCACCAATAACAAGACCATCTCTGCATTTATTTGCAATAGAATAAGCACAAGATAACCATGACTCAGCAATTCTGATGGAAGAATGTTTGGAAGTTACCTATCAATACTTTTTGGGAAATCAATGTGATGGATCACCGGGAAGTTCAAACCATTGGTCTCTAAGTACTCGAACAACCTGAAAAACAAGAATAATAGTAATATGGTAAGCAGAATAAATGAAGATAACTTTGGGAGCAGcgtccttaaaaaaaatctgggaGCACCGTACTGTTGATTATGATTGGTTGAAAATAATCCCTAAAGGACATTGATTGTTTCTCATATATAGTGAAATACTTTATGTGAATCATAGTTAAGACTTcaccatttggtttatcataTAAAGAATTTCATAATGTAGAACATACTCCAGTAATACTGAACAGAGCTTTTCAAACCCACTGTGTGCACTTACCTCCTTGCAGCGTGTACTCTGCCAGTCTTCTCTTCACCATATGGAACATTATGTAACAACATTGTAATATCATCAACACTCTTAAGAACATTTAGCTGCTCGTATGATTCGTCTCCACGAAGAGTTACAGCAAATCTAGTGCCTACAAAGAAAAGACAGTAACTCATAGATAAAACAATCGAATCAATATCATAAATACAGTATTTGGAAAATTCAATATTTCACAATCTAATTCAAATTGCTACCTTCTGGCAAAAGATTCTTTGCATCACTTGATAGTTCGTCAAGGTTGAGAAGGACAATTGCATGTGGCAGAGGCTTTGTCAATTGCTCTGATAAGGGAGTCAACACACCCATGCTGATGTCAACTAATCTTTTGAGTGCAAGTCTCTGTACAGATATACACATTATAGAAGCCAGTTTAGGAAAGCGAATAGAAAACATGCATATGGTTGTGTGAGGGGGAGAAAGTAATGTATGTAACTCACAGCTTGAGCATCTTCTACAGGGGGTAGTTCCCTCAAAAGAATTGAATCTACAGTTGCCAAGTCCTGATGTTCATACAGGAAAATAATTAATTTAAACTGAAGCCCCACTAACAATGGTCATGTGCTAGAAGATACAGCTATAGAAGATCAGACCTTGAAAGGCATGCCAACCACAAGTTTCGCAGAAAGAGACCTATAAAGGAGCTCAGGAGCCTGACGAATAAAAAGGGCTTTCATCATTACAGAACACATTAATTCAGATggcaaaataaacaaattatGTGGTGTTGGTTTTTATTCATTTCAAGCAACACCATAGTATGCTTGCGTGGAAAGTGAAAAGGAGACTGCTGACGTCGTCCTAGTTTAGATTAGAAAATAACCACATCAAAATATCTTTTGATGGGGTCACACAAGGAAAATATTAACACGCTCCTCAAAAAAGGTAACCAAGGTTCAAGTTACCTTCAACTGATCCAAGGAAACCGACATCAGAACAGAGCCATCGCGATGCAGGACACCTCTGTAATCTACTGTCTCGCCCTGTTGTAAGAGCTTGTAAAAATCAAGCCATAGTTCTAATAATCTGGTTGCAGAAATTTTTCAACTGACCTCCTTTTGTAGAGGCAACTGACCACTTCTACGCTGGAAATCGAAGTAGCGTCTATGTTTCTCTTCAAATGGGGCCTAATAACATAAGATGAATGCATTAAAAGTGTTTAAAGAATCAGATAAAGCAAAGCGCACCTAGCTAGAACAGTAGAAGTGACATTACAGTATAGCAATTAAACAAGAGGAAATGAAATGCAAGGGAAAAGTCGCATTACCACCCCTATTTGAAGGTTTGCAGCCTGAGTTCCAAGATTTGCCAGTCTCCGGCAAGGATCAATTTCTTCCTCTGGTGGTTCTGTGAGGGATACACGGATTGTATCACCCAAGCCATCCTATAAGATAACAAACAAAAGATTTAGGTCGTACAAGAGACTACTAGCCATATGTCATATGTGTGACATGTCATAGCATGGCAGGGTTTTGAAATACAACAATGTATTTTATACAAGCATGGTACTGGAAAGTGAGCAAACAAATCTTGTCTTATATTTGCCAATGAGTCATACATCTCAACAAGCTCGTTCAGTAAGCAAATAAATGCAATTTATACAAGCACTGAGAAATCATATTCCAATAATCTAAAACTACTATTTTTGAATCAGCTATTTGATTTTAGATAATTTGGTAGCATAACAACATATCATACTACGGGCTTGAATACCAGGTTTATTGAGTTCAATAAGCAACCTCAGATTTTCAGCTATAAGGTTAAAAAAGCAAAATATCATTGATccgtaagaaaaaaaaaacatttccaTGTGATTCATCTCAATTTCAGAGTATCATTTCATACACCCCTAGGATTCTAGGATGTAAAGATGTACTTACCATCAGAAGTGTTCCAATGCCAATGGCAGATTTCATCCTCCCATCTTCACCCTCACCAGCTTCGGTAACTCCCAAGTGCAAAGGATAATCCCATCCTAGGTTATACATTTCTGCTACAAGCAGGCGATATGCTTGGACCATGACAACAGGGTTACTTGCTTTCATTGAAAACACAAAGTTATGGAAGTCCAAATTCCGACAGATCCTAGCAAATTCCAAAGCAGACTCAACctgaaatttgtatgcataaAATGTCATGCATCTATCAAATGAGGGTTAATATATCATCAGAGAAAGAAAATCACCATTCCCCTTGGAGAATCACCATAGTAGCTCATTATTCGATCAGATAGACTACCATGGTTTGTTCCAATACGCATGGCTCTTCCATACTTCTTGCATTTCTCAACCAATGGAGAAAA includes:
- the LOC100838320 gene encoding 4-hydroxy-3-methylbut-2-en-1-yl diphosphate synthase (ferredoxin), chloroplastic — protein: MATGVAPAPLPHVRVRDGGIGFTRSVDFAKVLSVPAVLRTGSSRGRGLVVRSSSTESDTIELEPASEGSPLLVPRQKYCESIHQTRRRKTRTVMVGNVAMGSDHPIRIQTMTTSDTKDVTKTVEEVMRIADKGADFVRITVQGKKEADACFEIKNTLVQKNYNIPLVADIHFAPAVALRVAECFDKIRVNPGNFADRRAQFEKLEYTEDDYEKELEHIEKVFSPLVEKCKKYGRAMRIGTNHGSLSDRIMSYYGDSPRGMVESALEFARICRNLDFHNFVFSMKASNPVVMVQAYRLLVAEMYNLGWDYPLHLGVTEAGEGEDGRMKSAIGIGTLLMDGLGDTIRVSLTEPPEEEIDPCRRLANLGTQAANLQIGVAPFEEKHRRYFDFQRRSGQLPLQKEGETVDYRGVLHRDGSVLMSVSLDQLKAPELLYRSLSAKLVVGMPFKDLATVDSILLRELPPVEDAQARLALKRLVDISMGVLTPLSEQLTKPLPHAIVLLNLDELSSDAKNLLPEGTRFAVTLRGDESYEQLNVLKSVDDITMLLHNVPYGEEKTGRVHAARRLFEYLETNGLNFPVIHHIDFPKSIDRDGLVIGAGSNVGALLVDGLGDGVLLEATNQEFEFLRDTSFNLLQGCRMRNTKTEYVSCPSCGRTLFDLQEISAQIREKTSHLPGVSIAIMGCIVNGPGEMADADFGYVGGAPGKIDLYVGKTVVQRGIAMEGATEALIQLIKDHGRWVDPPVEE